A window of Leptospira fainei serovar Hurstbridge str. BUT 6 contains these coding sequences:
- the cheB gene encoding chemotaxis-specific protein-glutamate methyltransferase CheB — protein sequence MGMTKMAEPMNQKKRITVFAVDDSLIYRNLLRSAITSEPEFEFLGAAIDGKFALPKISYLKPDFVVMDVEMPQMNGLDTLAEIKKNNPETRVIMFSSLTSEGAKTTLQALDMGALDFVAKPSHTTEGSVDITETLGLLSDKIKTIYAQESQRFQDRKIGKLHGESNLKLKKKYNICGIGISTGGPVALRELVSKLKPNLRGIIVIAQHMPPRFTKYLAENLAAIGDFKVKEVSNEEILEEGSIYIAPGGMQLELVRDKRGVVGKVYPGPLEELCKPSVNILFKSLAENFPNESMAVIMTGMGEDGYLGMKKMKESGAYLIAQSRETCLVFGMPNKPVKEGIVDEVLSIDSIAERISSFLSKDLA from the coding sequence ATGGGCATGACGAAAATGGCGGAACCGATGAATCAAAAAAAGAGAATAACCGTCTTTGCCGTGGATGATTCTCTCATTTATCGGAATTTGCTTCGATCCGCGATCACGAGCGAGCCGGAATTCGAATTTTTAGGGGCCGCCATCGACGGAAAATTCGCCTTGCCTAAGATAAGTTACTTAAAGCCAGATTTCGTAGTAATGGACGTCGAAATGCCGCAAATGAACGGTTTGGATACTCTAGCGGAAATTAAAAAGAATAATCCGGAAACTCGAGTCATTATGTTCAGCTCTCTCACATCCGAGGGAGCAAAAACAACGTTACAAGCATTAGATATGGGTGCGTTGGATTTCGTCGCTAAACCCTCACACACAACGGAAGGGAGCGTCGATATAACCGAAACGCTCGGACTATTATCCGACAAGATCAAAACTATTTACGCGCAAGAGTCACAGCGATTTCAAGACCGTAAAATCGGAAAGCTCCACGGCGAATCGAATTTAAAACTTAAGAAAAAATACAATATTTGCGGGATCGGAATATCAACGGGTGGCCCGGTTGCCTTGCGAGAACTCGTCTCGAAGTTAAAACCGAATTTAAGAGGGATTATTGTAATAGCGCAACATATGCCGCCTCGATTCACGAAATATTTAGCGGAAAATCTTGCCGCAATCGGCGATTTCAAAGTAAAAGAAGTGTCGAACGAAGAAATTTTGGAAGAGGGATCCATCTATATAGCTCCGGGCGGTATGCAATTGGAATTAGTAAGGGATAAACGTGGAGTGGTCGGAAAGGTTTATCCGGGACCGTTAGAGGAATTATGCAAGCCTTCGGTGAATATTCTCTTCAAATCCTTGGCAGAGAATTTCCCGAACGAATCAATGGCGGTGATCATGACAGGAATGGGTGAGGACGGATATCTAGGAATGAAGAAAATGAAAGAAAGCGGAGCTTACCTGATCGCACAAAGCAGAGAAACATGTCTCGTTTTCGGTATGCCGAATAAGCCTGTGAAAGAAGGGATCGTCGACGAAGTATTAAGCATCGATTCGATTGCGGAAAGAATTTCAAGTTTTCTATCCAAGGATTTGGCCTAA
- a CDS encoding CheR family methyltransferase, producing the protein MSEEILKFMSALKKDTGLSLNEEKIYLIESRLSGLMEDYKMSSYQELTDRFQNHSDQEFREKVIDRITTHETKFFRDDGLFEALVSRIIPELLEQRALSNRNPSGHYLKIWCAACSTGQEPYSIAMEIKEKTPEIFKKTRILATDIAYDTLLKAKSGIYSNFEISRGLEPKYLNKYFTKISDTEYQINDEIKSIVEFKYQNLISDDFPTGFDLILCRNVSYYFDHDDRKKLFKKIEKSMNPDSFLILGSAESITDYTSTFIVREFGKFRYYELNPTNVTFFSKGA; encoded by the coding sequence ATGAGTGAAGAAATTTTAAAATTTATGAGCGCATTAAAAAAAGATACGGGGCTTTCCTTAAACGAGGAGAAAATCTATCTGATCGAGAGTAGACTTTCGGGATTGATGGAGGATTATAAAATGTCCTCCTATCAAGAATTAACGGATCGATTTCAAAATCATTCTGATCAAGAATTCCGCGAAAAGGTAATCGATAGAATTACGACGCATGAAACCAAATTCTTTCGCGATGATGGACTCTTCGAGGCGCTTGTCTCCAGAATTATTCCCGAGCTATTAGAGCAGCGCGCCCTATCCAACAGGAATCCATCCGGGCATTACTTGAAAATATGGTGTGCCGCGTGCTCGACAGGACAGGAACCTTACTCGATCGCAATGGAAATTAAAGAAAAGACGCCTGAAATCTTTAAGAAAACCAGAATTTTAGCCACGGATATCGCTTACGATACTCTCTTAAAGGCAAAGAGCGGAATCTATAGCAATTTTGAAATTAGCCGCGGACTCGAACCGAAGTATCTTAATAAATATTTTACTAAAATTTCGGATACAGAATATCAAATCAACGACGAGATAAAATCGATCGTGGAATTTAAATATCAAAATTTAATCTCGGACGATTTCCCGACGGGCTTCGATCTAATTCTATGTAGGAACGTCTCGTACTACTTCGATCATGACGATCGAAAAAAATTATTCAAAAAGATCGAAAAATCGATGAATCCCGATAGCTTTCTTATTCTTGGCTCGGCGGAATCCATCACGGATTACACATCCACGTTCATAGTACGCGAATTCGGAAAATTTCGTTACTACGAATTAAATCCAACAAATGTAACATTCTTTTCGAAAGGAGCTTGA
- a CDS encoding response regulator: MATAKILAVDDSATMRSLVQQTLGLGGYEVILAVNGREGMEKLDLEPVDLVITDINMPVMDGISFIKEVRKKNQTIPILTLTTESEEDIKRQGAEAGANGWIIKPFRPVQFLDIIKQVLH, translated from the coding sequence ATGGCTACAGCAAAAATTCTAGCGGTCGACGATTCGGCTACGATGAGGAGTCTCGTGCAACAAACTCTCGGGTTGGGGGGTTACGAAGTTATTCTCGCCGTCAACGGTAGGGAAGGGATGGAGAAACTCGATTTAGAACCGGTGGATCTGGTGATCACCGACATCAATATGCCGGTGATGGACGGAATTTCATTTATCAAGGAAGTCAGAAAAAAGAATCAAACCATTCCGATCCTGACTCTAACCACCGAATCGGAAGAAGATATTAAACGACAAGGCGCCGAGGCGGGCGCAAACGGCTGGATCATTAAACCGTTTCGCCCAGTCCAGTTTTTAGACATTATCAAACAAGTTCTCCATTAA
- a CDS encoding sensor histidine kinase, with translation MNTAEENKSETIVPLQPSTNIIHASGFEIPEMLYSEISKLGQTRLISTVLFEETIEKCINFQPQIILLDLDLIRPDLNSNLKLLRRLCSDALVILIVPNNQSIGELSHVDWIWSYIKRDKLQENLKDRISEALQFIKENSDRIQLGSRRNENLSSELEWLIWKESLSGITELELGKGILTSLTRSMFQGLGIGSLVGQLDLCEFFMQEDNGVVRIPEKLLSVVINTKNLLRDRIEKIEYFKTYLDRSIEKQTMNSSDLRAYIEEIIQTLNPLLEIKNQSIVIMNEFESVDLICNRDFLHFSITEILVNAMKFSPDNSEIVVSFVKSDDNCSLLFKNDVSSFIEGGSGIPDEYYYKVFEPFFRLNNLYDERFYSNELGMGIGLNVVRNLAKQIDCRTYLYEIKKGNTEDKTRRVAIELKFKLVSLKKEKKSLRIYEDGKIRKTHTPF, from the coding sequence ATGAATACCGCCGAAGAAAATAAATCCGAAACGATCGTTCCGTTACAACCGTCGACGAATATCATCCACGCAAGCGGCTTTGAAATTCCAGAAATGTTATACAGTGAGATATCGAAACTCGGTCAGACACGATTGATTTCGACCGTCTTATTCGAAGAAACGATAGAAAAATGCATAAATTTTCAGCCGCAGATAATTTTACTCGATTTGGATCTCATTCGCCCTGATTTGAATTCGAATTTGAAATTATTACGTAGGCTGTGTTCGGACGCGCTCGTTATCCTGATAGTTCCAAACAATCAATCGATAGGAGAGCTGAGTCATGTCGATTGGATCTGGTCCTATATTAAACGCGATAAACTTCAGGAAAATCTAAAGGATCGAATTTCGGAGGCATTGCAATTCATTAAGGAAAACTCCGACCGCATTCAATTAGGAAGCAGAAGGAACGAAAATCTTTCTTCCGAGCTCGAATGGCTGATTTGGAAGGAATCGCTATCCGGTATCACGGAATTGGAGCTAGGCAAGGGAATTCTCACGAGTCTAACTCGAAGCATGTTTCAGGGGCTGGGAATCGGTTCATTAGTCGGTCAACTGGATTTATGCGAATTTTTTATGCAGGAAGACAATGGAGTCGTACGAATCCCTGAAAAATTACTCTCAGTCGTCATTAACACTAAAAATCTATTAAGAGATAGAATCGAAAAAATAGAATATTTTAAGACATATTTGGATCGTTCCATCGAAAAACAGACGATGAATTCCTCGGACCTTAGGGCTTACATAGAGGAAATAATACAAACACTTAACCCGTTACTTGAAATAAAAAATCAATCCATCGTAATTATGAACGAATTCGAATCCGTCGATTTGATCTGTAATCGAGATTTCCTGCATTTTTCCATAACCGAAATTCTTGTGAATGCTATGAAATTTTCTCCGGATAATTCGGAGATCGTGGTCTCCTTTGTCAAAAGCGACGATAACTGTAGCCTTTTGTTCAAGAACGATGTTAGTTCCTTCATCGAAGGGGGTTCCGGAATTCCGGACGAATATTATTACAAAGTATTCGAACCTTTTTTCCGACTCAATAATCTTTACGACGAACGATTCTATTCCAACGAATTAGGAATGGGAATAGGATTGAATGTAGTTAGAAATTTAGCAAAGCAAATCGACTGCAGGACTTACCTATATGAAATTAAAAAAGGGAATACGGAAGATAAAACGCGAAGGGTGGCAATCGAATTAAAGTTCAAATTGGTTTCTTTAAAAAAGGAAAAAAAATCTTTGAGGATTTACGAAGATGGGAAGATCAGAAAAACGCATACACCTTTTTAA
- a CDS encoding DUF1577 domain-containing protein produces the protein MGRSEKRIHLFKEDIYVTNFKSSELSENQGEDAEKSLYLKNLFEKYSRMLQKTPVGTVSIDFFRAEQEERFRSVAAVGKTLLLPDTSDRNSYSLNDPNLLNYSSTVNESVSAAMDRYLSARISSELIIPILVQDGESGRKPLAYIHVVAAEQHFTKETAGELESIAVEISQNIEEWSREKISQRFIVSDLSQNGIGFEIPSAVSKDNLSRFRKYAFKLTLPNQRPFILEGTLRWWAKSENGNMNVGLKLERKDRDEIEKHRFDISIKHLEKLLDKSDSHLTESGARSRTSDKMNSSSSLLYIDPDPYFSKRANELFKNEELMIIFADSLTEGLVQCAKWSPAVVVTEIESDKIHVIDYLKALRKISPGSLIITYSKMEHTTLSLSSFNWIWAQLLKKKQEKQLLESVKNALSWYKEKIRNYQSVLLDEKNLSGEIDWLLWKDYQRNSDQMTVGKNILNSISHSSSQGIGLGSLLTYLDLAEFALKKDGTDCLIPKDLMKSILENKNMMRSWTEKLDKLKSLFDLKVVPETLDIVEVQSIVNKTIADLHQTAKIKNNHIIFMDKRLEYKVKCNRKFLTFSIKEILVNAMKFSPEHSKIQIIMYPEGSMLNIDIINEIEVDKSGIRGIPKQYSERLFEPFFRMNHTYDERFQEADFGFGIGLNLVQNLAKQIDNIVRISEIKDYSSAELANKIATEIQLPILSRRGEPNITEEDISRTHIVNSSQRD, from the coding sequence ATGGGAAGATCAGAAAAACGCATACACCTTTTTAAGGAAGACATCTACGTAACTAATTTCAAATCGAGCGAATTGTCGGAGAATCAGGGGGAAGACGCCGAAAAATCCCTATATCTAAAGAATTTATTCGAAAAATATTCGAGGATGCTGCAAAAAACCCCCGTCGGCACCGTTTCAATCGATTTCTTTCGGGCCGAGCAGGAGGAGCGATTTCGTTCAGTAGCAGCCGTCGGAAAAACTTTGCTATTACCCGATACGTCTGACAGAAATTCATATTCGCTTAACGATCCCAACTTGCTCAACTATTCATCGACGGTAAATGAAAGTGTATCCGCGGCAATGGATCGCTATTTATCTGCGAGGATTTCTTCCGAGCTGATTATTCCGATCCTCGTTCAAGACGGGGAATCGGGTAGGAAGCCGCTTGCCTATATTCATGTAGTAGCCGCCGAGCAACATTTTACGAAAGAAACAGCAGGCGAACTTGAATCTATTGCGGTTGAAATTTCCCAAAATATAGAGGAATGGAGTCGGGAAAAAATATCGCAAAGATTCATCGTTAGCGACCTTTCACAGAACGGAATCGGATTCGAGATTCCTTCCGCCGTTTCAAAGGATAATTTAAGTCGCTTTAGAAAGTACGCATTTAAACTCACTTTACCCAACCAAAGACCGTTTATTTTGGAGGGAACTTTGAGGTGGTGGGCAAAATCGGAAAACGGAAATATGAACGTCGGATTGAAACTCGAGCGGAAGGATCGGGATGAAATAGAAAAACATAGATTCGATATCTCGATAAAGCACCTTGAAAAATTGCTCGATAAATCGGACTCCCATTTGACGGAGTCAGGAGCCCGATCTCGCACCTCAGATAAGATGAATTCTTCCAGTTCTCTCTTATACATCGATCCGGATCCCTATTTCTCAAAGCGAGCAAATGAACTATTTAAGAACGAAGAATTAATGATCATTTTCGCCGATTCTTTAACGGAGGGATTGGTACAATGTGCAAAATGGTCTCCCGCAGTAGTCGTGACGGAGATCGAATCCGATAAGATTCACGTCATAGATTATCTGAAAGCTTTGCGAAAGATTTCTCCCGGAAGCCTGATTATAACGTATTCGAAAATGGAACACACAACGCTGAGCCTTAGCTCGTTCAATTGGATATGGGCCCAACTATTGAAGAAAAAGCAGGAAAAACAATTATTGGAATCCGTAAAGAACGCCCTAAGTTGGTATAAAGAGAAGATCCGCAATTATCAAAGCGTTCTTCTGGATGAAAAGAATCTATCGGGAGAAATCGATTGGTTACTCTGGAAGGACTATCAAAGAAATTCCGATCAGATGACGGTGGGAAAGAATATTCTAAATAGTATTTCTCATAGTTCTTCCCAGGGTATCGGTCTAGGCTCCTTGCTTACCTATCTAGACCTAGCCGAATTTGCCCTTAAAAAGGACGGTACCGATTGCCTGATTCCGAAGGACTTGATGAAATCAATCCTCGAAAACAAAAACATGATGAGGAGCTGGACAGAAAAATTGGATAAGTTAAAAAGCTTATTCGATTTGAAAGTCGTCCCCGAAACGTTGGATATCGTAGAAGTTCAATCGATCGTCAATAAGACCATCGCCGATTTACACCAAACGGCAAAAATAAAGAATAATCATATTATCTTTATGGATAAACGTCTAGAATACAAAGTAAAATGTAACCGGAAATTCCTTACCTTTTCGATCAAAGAAATTCTAGTAAATGCGATGAAATTTTCTCCGGAGCATTCGAAAATACAAATCATAATGTATCCGGAGGGTTCCATGTTAAACATCGATATCATCAATGAGATCGAAGTCGACAAAAGCGGGATTCGCGGGATTCCGAAACAGTATTCGGAGAGACTATTCGAGCCTTTTTTCAGAATGAATCATACGTATGACGAGCGGTTTCAAGAAGCGGATTTCGGTTTCGGGATCGGCTTGAATTTAGTGCAGAACCTGGCGAAACAAATCGATAATATCGTGAGAATATCCGAAATAAAAGATTATTCTAGCGCGGAACTAGCAAACAAAATAGCGACCGAAATACAATTACCGATTCTTTCAAGGCGGGGAGAACCGAACATTACCGAAGAGGATATTAGTAGGACGCATATCGTAAACAGCAGCCAAAGAGATTAA
- the ispH gene encoding 4-hydroxy-3-methylbut-2-enyl diphosphate reductase → MLQTIYLANPRGFCAGVKYAISYVEQVQAQSSEQIYVRKEIVHNRRVVEDMKKRGIRFISELDEAPDGATVIFSAHGVSPAVVEDAKLRNMQIGDATCPLVTRVHRKARRYKEDYQIIYIGHQGHDEAIGTMGEAQMFLVESPEDVEKLVEKINRENPITYLMQTTLSVADTQLIVKKIAELFPTVEHPAKDDICYATTERQEAVAQMMDSIDAMLVIGADNSSNSLRLLQLAQKSKPASFKVTSADDLNKEYLINNRINTLGITAGASTPQILVDEIIEKLRHFYPDVNVQLFPESREDSMSFKLPAKLLN, encoded by the coding sequence ATGCTTCAGACCATTTACTTAGCCAATCCCAGAGGTTTTTGCGCGGGTGTAAAATACGCAATTTCGTATGTGGAGCAAGTACAAGCGCAATCCTCCGAGCAGATTTATGTTCGAAAGGAGATCGTCCACAACCGGCGCGTTGTCGAAGATATGAAAAAGCGAGGAATTCGTTTCATAAGCGAACTGGACGAGGCGCCCGACGGAGCGACGGTGATTTTTTCCGCTCATGGAGTCTCGCCGGCAGTCGTGGAGGATGCTAAACTTAGGAATATGCAGATCGGCGACGCGACCTGTCCGTTAGTGACAAGAGTTCATAGGAAAGCTAGAAGATATAAGGAAGATTACCAGATTATTTATATCGGTCACCAAGGACACGACGAAGCGATCGGAACCATGGGTGAAGCACAGATGTTTCTAGTGGAATCTCCGGAGGATGTGGAAAAGCTCGTTGAGAAAATCAATCGGGAAAATCCGATCACGTATTTAATGCAAACAACCTTATCGGTCGCCGATACTCAGCTGATCGTTAAGAAAATAGCCGAATTGTTCCCGACAGTCGAACATCCGGCGAAAGACGATATATGTTACGCAACGACGGAGCGCCAAGAAGCGGTCGCACAAATGATGGATTCAATCGATGCAATGTTGGTAATCGGCGCGGATAATAGTTCCAACTCGTTGCGGTTATTGCAATTGGCGCAAAAGTCCAAACCTGCTTCGTTTAAAGTCACGTCGGCGGACGATTTGAATAAGGAATATTTAATAAACAATCGAATTAACACCCTTGGAATTACCGCCGGAGCTTCAACTCCGCAGATTTTAGTGGATGAGATTATCGAGAAACTGCGTCACTTCTACCCGGACGTAAACGTGCAGCTTTTTCCCGAATCCAGAGAGGATTCCATGAGCTTTAAACTTCCCGCGAAATTACTCAATTAA
- a CDS encoding flagellin N-terminal helical domain-containing protein — translation MIINHNISAIFAHRTLKFNSESMTKDIEKLSSGMRINRAGDDASGLAVSEKMRTQVGGLRRAEQNTEDGMSLIQTAEGYLQETHEVVQRIRVLAVQAANGIYSEEDRQQIQVEVSQLVDEIDRIASQAEFNKMKLLTGAFARLNPTASMWFHMGANMHQRERIYIETMNTASLGLRNPTVLTFISLSTAGKANSVIGLADDALRLISKQRADLGAYYNRLEHAAKGLMNAYENIQAAESRIRDTDMAEQMTSFTRYQILTQAATAMLAQANMKPQTVLQLLK, via the coding sequence ATGATTATTAACCACAACATAAGCGCCATTTTCGCTCATAGAACATTGAAGTTCAATAGCGAAAGCATGACTAAAGACATTGAAAAACTGTCTTCCGGTATGCGAATCAACCGTGCAGGTGACGACGCTTCCGGTTTGGCAGTGTCCGAGAAAATGAGGACTCAGGTCGGCGGTTTACGCAGGGCGGAACAAAATACCGAGGACGGTATGTCTCTGATCCAAACGGCGGAAGGGTATCTGCAAGAAACCCATGAAGTCGTTCAAAGGATTCGCGTTCTGGCAGTACAAGCCGCGAACGGAATCTATTCCGAGGAAGACCGTCAGCAAATTCAAGTAGAAGTCTCTCAGTTGGTCGACGAGATTGACAGGATTGCTTCTCAGGCCGAATTCAACAAGATGAAGCTTCTTACCGGAGCTTTCGCTCGTTTGAATCCGACCGCAAGTATGTGGTTCCACATGGGTGCTAACATGCACCAGAGAGAAAGGATATACATCGAAACGATGAACACCGCGTCTTTGGGTCTTAGAAACCCGACCGTGTTGACCTTTATCTCTCTTTCTACGGCGGGAAAAGCCAACTCCGTAATAGGATTGGCAGACGATGCACTCAGACTGATCTCTAAGCAGAGAGCGGACCTGGGAGCTTATTACAACCGTTTGGAACATGCCGCTAAGGGGTTGATGAACGCTTACGAAAACATCCAGGCTGCAGAGTCTCGGATCCGTGACACGGATATGGCTGAACAAATGACCAGCTTTACCCGCTATCAGATCTTGACGCAAGCTGCGACCGCGATGCTCGCGCAAGCGAACATGAAACCGCAAACCGTGCTGCAGCTATTGAAGTAA
- a CDS encoding ArnT family glycosyltransferase translates to MKFRFDSVFFLLSLYFLFLILGLGSFPLIDWDENIYGAASKGMFVSGDFFRITVNGQLFTEKPPLYFWLAAISYFTFGLNEFGTRFPSVLSAVLAFGTIYFFGKRLRSSKFGIIWALLYSSSLLPLVLARTAYIDHLFNTFIFLGAVGLCLYDTDIRKQTPGAWKWLIAASASMALAVLAKGPLGLCIPVASFIAMRIFERRFQISIIHTAIGAVVFIGAVSVYYLTDYLLHGEEFLQGFLEFQRKLLTKSLESHTGPWFYHFIAALIGFFPWTPFLFAYISKGRREILKEDGIRQVSLLMIAWTGIVLIIFSIVQTKLPHYSSSIYFPLSFFTALVLERFGAELVLKKWIILSFLSFSCIVSVLFLGLPILANYLIRSGFSDEKVFPEFGIIDSIPGLVLLAGILFAYFRVRSVTPGDLSGKFIFPVWVTLLVFLISLSVTLAPKVIDLLQGKTLRLFDRAVREEGGEVIFYKYLSFYPMFYRDQPIHIVGSYKFKDESDLLNHPPEGKKLFIIGNANSQTELIFLYPNRKFVPIETEGGLVLLRVL, encoded by the coding sequence TTGAAGTTCAGATTCGACTCTGTTTTCTTTTTACTTAGTTTATATTTTCTCTTTCTGATTCTAGGTTTAGGCTCGTTTCCTCTGATTGATTGGGATGAGAATATCTACGGAGCTGCGTCCAAAGGAATGTTCGTATCCGGGGATTTTTTTAGAATCACCGTCAACGGTCAGTTATTTACCGAAAAACCGCCTTTGTATTTTTGGCTGGCCGCAATTTCCTATTTTACGTTCGGACTGAACGAATTCGGAACGAGATTTCCTTCCGTTTTAAGCGCAGTGTTAGCTTTCGGAACGATTTATTTTTTTGGAAAACGACTCCGTTCATCCAAGTTCGGGATCATTTGGGCCCTTTTGTATTCTTCTTCTTTACTTCCGTTGGTTCTCGCAAGAACGGCATATATCGATCATCTATTCAATACCTTCATCTTTCTAGGCGCCGTCGGACTTTGTTTATATGATACGGATATACGGAAACAAACTCCCGGAGCTTGGAAATGGCTTATCGCCGCCTCTGCCAGTATGGCCTTAGCCGTTCTCGCGAAAGGTCCTCTAGGTCTCTGCATTCCGGTCGCATCGTTTATAGCGATGAGAATCTTCGAACGAAGATTTCAAATCTCCATCATCCATACCGCAATCGGTGCGGTCGTTTTTATCGGAGCAGTCTCGGTCTATTATTTAACGGATTACCTTCTTCATGGCGAGGAATTCTTACAAGGATTTCTGGAATTCCAGAGAAAGCTATTAACCAAGTCCCTGGAGTCGCATACCGGTCCTTGGTTTTATCATTTCATCGCGGCATTGATCGGATTCTTTCCCTGGACTCCGTTTCTGTTCGCATATATTTCCAAGGGCAGACGAGAAATTTTAAAAGAAGACGGGATTCGCCAGGTTTCGTTGCTAATGATCGCTTGGACAGGAATCGTATTGATTATTTTCTCCATCGTTCAGACCAAGCTTCCCCATTACTCTTCCTCGATTTACTTTCCTCTTTCCTTCTTCACAGCATTGGTTCTGGAACGATTCGGGGCGGAGCTTGTGCTTAAAAAATGGATTATTCTTTCCTTTCTTTCATTTTCTTGCATAGTAAGCGTTTTATTTTTAGGACTTCCGATACTTGCGAATTATTTGATACGATCAGGATTCTCCGATGAAAAAGTATTTCCCGAATTCGGAATTATCGATTCGATTCCCGGTTTAGTTCTTTTAGCAGGGATCTTATTCGCATATTTTCGGGTTAGAAGCGTAACTCCAGGCGATTTATCCGGGAAATTCATCTTTCCGGTCTGGGTAACCTTACTCGTGTTCCTAATTTCTCTTTCAGTGACGCTTGCTCCGAAAGTAATCGATCTGCTCCAGGGGAAAACATTACGATTATTCGATAGAGCCGTTCGAGAAGAAGGAGGGGAGGTCATTTTTTATAAGTATCTTTCCTTTTATCCGATGTTCTATCGGGACCAACCGATCCATATCGTCGGAAGTTATAAATTTAAGGACGAATCGGATTTGCTGAATCATCCTCCTGAAGGGAAGAAACTGTTTATTATCGGAAATGCAAATAGCCAGACGGAATTGATTTTTCTTTACCCGAATCGTAAATTTGTCCCGATAGAAACGGAAGGCGGATTGGTGCTATTACGGGTCTTATAA
- a CDS encoding glycosyltransferase family 2 protein, translating to MKDKRIAVIIPAYNEEITIRETILSFYKELPNAVFWVVDNNSKDKTNLIATETFKKHKIKGSVLFENRQGKANAVRKAFSLADADIYIMSDADTTYPAEEVRKLTDELIKNELDMVVGDRLSRGDYSRENKRMFHSLGNQLVIRLINFLFSVKLRDAMSGYRVFSRKFVKNYPILASGFELEIEMTLHALDKRFAIREIPIQYKDRPSGSFSKLNTFRDGYRVVNNILWIFKDYKPMHFFGFLSVLAFIAAIASGSQAVWDYWKYKYVYHVPLAILATGLMIASILNFSIGLILHTVAKIQRFNFELQLLKYKEE from the coding sequence ATGAAAGATAAGCGTATAGCGGTGATCATTCCCGCTTACAACGAAGAGATTACGATTCGCGAAACGATTCTCTCCTTTTACAAAGAATTACCTAATGCCGTTTTTTGGGTGGTGGATAATAACTCCAAAGATAAAACAAATCTGATCGCGACGGAGACATTTAAGAAACATAAAATAAAAGGTTCGGTCTTGTTCGAGAATAGACAGGGAAAAGCCAATGCGGTTCGAAAGGCTTTTTCGTTAGCGGATGCGGATATTTATATAATGTCGGATGCGGACACTACATATCCCGCCGAAGAAGTCAGGAAATTGACGGACGAATTAATTAAGAACGAACTCGATATGGTAGTCGGCGATAGATTAAGTCGGGGTGATTATAGTCGGGAAAATAAGAGAATGTTCCACTCTTTAGGAAATCAACTCGTCATTAGGCTGATCAATTTTCTTTTCAGCGTCAAACTGCGCGATGCGATGAGCGGGTATCGCGTATTTTCTAGAAAATTCGTAAAGAATTATCCGATTTTAGCTTCCGGTTTCGAATTAGAAATCGAAATGACCTTGCATGCCTTGGATAAAAGGTTCGCGATTCGGGAGATTCCGATCCAGTACAAGGATAGACCTTCCGGTAGTTTCTCGAAATTGAATACGTTTCGGGACGGCTATCGAGTCGTTAATAATATTCTCTGGATTTTTAAGGATTATAAACCGATGCATTTTTTCGGTTTCTTGTCGGTCCTTGCGTTTATTGCCGCGATCGCTTCGGGGAGTCAGGCAGTATGGGATTATTGGAAATACAAATACGTATATCATGTCCCGCTCGCCATTTTGGCCACGGGTTTAATGATCGCATCCATACTCAATTTTTCGATCGGACTGATTTTGCACACGGTTGCTAAGATTCAACGATTCAATTTCGAACTTCAATTATTGAAATACAAAGAAGAATAG